From a single Bacillus pumilus genomic region:
- the purF gene encoding amidophosphoribosyltransferase: protein MLAEIRGLNEECGVFGVWGHEEAPQITYYGLHSLQHRGQEGAGIIATDGENLTSHKGLGLITEVFQNGELKDLKGKGAIGHVRYATAGGGGFENVQPLFFRSQNNGSLALAHNGNLVNATQLKQQLENQGSIFQTSSDTEVLAHLIKRSGHFELKEQIKNALSMLKGAYAFLIMTETEMIVALDPNGLRPLSLGMLGDAYVVASETCAFDVVGATYLRDVEPGEMLIINDEGLKSERFSMNINRSMCSMEYIYFSRPDSNINGINVHSARKNLGKKLAEEAHVEADVVTGVPDSSISAAIGYAEATGIPYELGLIKNRYVGRTFIQPSQALREQGVRMKLSAVRGVVEGKRVVMVDDSIVRGTTSRRIVTMLREAGATEVHVRISSPPIAHPCFYGIDTSTHEELIASSHSVEEIRQEIGADSIAFLSVDGLMDGIGRKYDDPQRGQCLACFTGKYPTEIYEDTVLPHVKETVLTK from the coding sequence ATGCTTGCTGAAATCAGAGGCTTAAACGAAGAGTGTGGTGTCTTTGGGGTTTGGGGACACGAAGAAGCCCCACAAATCACATATTACGGCTTGCATAGCCTTCAGCACCGAGGACAAGAAGGTGCGGGAATTATTGCAACAGATGGTGAGAACCTAACATCACATAAAGGCCTTGGACTGATTACGGAAGTCTTTCAAAACGGTGAGCTAAAGGATTTAAAGGGAAAAGGTGCGATCGGACACGTTCGTTATGCGACAGCAGGCGGAGGCGGCTTTGAAAATGTGCAGCCCCTCTTCTTCCGCTCGCAAAACAATGGCAGTCTTGCCCTTGCTCATAATGGAAACTTAGTGAATGCAACGCAATTAAAGCAGCAGCTAGAGAACCAAGGGAGCATTTTCCAGACCTCTTCTGATACCGAAGTGCTGGCTCATTTAATTAAGCGCAGCGGTCATTTTGAACTGAAAGAGCAGATCAAAAATGCGCTGTCTATGTTAAAAGGAGCATATGCTTTCTTAATCATGACAGAAACAGAAATGATCGTAGCACTTGATCCGAACGGCTTACGTCCGCTTTCGCTTGGTATGCTTGGAGATGCTTATGTTGTCGCTTCTGAAACATGTGCATTTGATGTCGTCGGCGCTACGTATTTACGTGATGTGGAGCCTGGCGAAATGCTAATTATTAATGATGAAGGCTTGAAATCTGAGCGCTTCTCCATGAACATTAACCGCAGCATGTGCAGCATGGAATACATTTATTTCTCAAGACCTGACAGCAACATCAACGGAATCAATGTGCATAGTGCGAGAAAGAATCTTGGCAAAAAGCTTGCAGAAGAAGCACATGTCGAAGCAGATGTCGTGACAGGAGTACCAGATTCCAGTATTTCCGCTGCGATTGGATATGCTGAAGCGACAGGTATTCCGTATGAGCTTGGCTTAATTAAAAACCGTTATGTCGGCCGGACGTTTATTCAGCCGTCTCAAGCATTGCGAGAGCAGGGCGTACGGATGAAGCTGTCTGCTGTGCGCGGTGTTGTCGAAGGAAAGCGTGTCGTGATGGTCGATGATTCTATCGTACGCGGGACAACGAGCCGCCGAATTGTCACGATGCTTAGAGAAGCGGGAGCGACGGAAGTGCATGTACGCATTAGTTCACCGCCAATTGCACATCCGTGTTTTTATGGAATCGATACGTCCACACATGAAGAGCTGATTGCTTCGTCTCATTCAGTGGAAGAAATTAGACAGGAAATCGGTGCAGACTCCATTGCATTTTTATCTGTAGACGGTTTAATGGACGGGATTGGCAGGAAGTATGATGATCCGCAGCGTGGTCAGTGTTTAGCATGCTTTACTGGAAAATACCCGACTGAAATTTATGAAGATACGGTTCTTCCACATGTGAAGGAAACAGTCCTGACGAAATAA
- the purH gene encoding bifunctional phosphoribosylaminoimidazolecarboxamide formyltransferase/IMP cyclohydrolase, with protein sequence MTIKRALISVSDKTNLVPFVKELTELGVEVISTGGTHKLLQENGIDVIGISEVTGFPEIMDGRLKTLHPNIHGGLLAVRENDEHMAQIEKHGIQPIDLVVVNLYPFKETISKDDVTYEEAIENIDIGGPGMLRAASKNHQDVTVIVDPRDYDTVVQQIKEGGVSLEKKRELAAKVFRHTAAYDALIADYLTNFVGETEPEQFTVTFEKKQSLRYGENPHQAATFYENALPSKGSLATATQLHGKELSYNNIKDADAALQIVREFTEPAAVAVKHMNPCGVGTGETIAKAFDRAFKADETSIFGGIVALNREVDKQTADVLHTIFLEIVIAPSFSQEALDVLTAKKNLRLLTLDVDADLGKKEKQLTSVHGGLLVQDIDTYGLEEATISIPTKREPTEDEWKDLKLAWKVVKHVKSNAIVLAKDQMTAGIGAGQMNRVGSANIAIEQAGEKAKGSALGSDAFFPMGDTVEAAAKAGVTAIIQPGGSIRDEESIQKADEYGIAMVFTGVRHFKH encoded by the coding sequence ATGACGATCAAACGCGCATTAATCAGTGTTTCCGATAAAACGAATCTTGTACCTTTTGTGAAGGAATTAACAGAACTTGGTGTTGAAGTCATTTCAACTGGAGGTACACATAAGCTTCTTCAAGAGAACGGCATTGATGTCATTGGGATTTCTGAAGTCACTGGATTCCCTGAAATCATGGACGGACGACTCAAAACACTTCACCCAAACATTCATGGTGGATTATTGGCAGTGAGAGAAAACGACGAGCATATGGCACAGATTGAAAAGCATGGTATTCAACCGATTGATCTTGTTGTCGTGAATCTTTATCCATTCAAAGAGACGATCTCAAAAGACGATGTGACGTATGAAGAAGCAATTGAAAACATTGATATTGGCGGACCGGGAATGCTTCGTGCGGCATCAAAAAACCACCAAGACGTCACAGTGATTGTCGATCCTCGTGACTATGATACAGTCGTTCAGCAAATCAAAGAAGGCGGCGTATCACTTGAGAAAAAACGTGAGCTTGCGGCGAAGGTATTCCGTCATACAGCTGCTTACGATGCCCTCATTGCGGATTATTTAACGAACTTTGTTGGCGAAACAGAGCCAGAGCAGTTCACCGTCACGTTTGAGAAAAAACAATCCCTTCGTTATGGAGAAAACCCGCACCAAGCGGCGACTTTCTATGAAAATGCTCTTCCAAGCAAAGGTTCTTTAGCTACTGCAACGCAATTACACGGAAAAGAACTTTCCTACAACAACATTAAAGACGCAGATGCAGCTCTTCAAATCGTACGTGAATTTACGGAGCCAGCGGCTGTTGCTGTAAAGCATATGAATCCATGCGGCGTTGGTACAGGTGAAACGATAGCAAAAGCCTTTGATCGTGCATTCAAAGCAGATGAAACATCTATTTTTGGCGGCATTGTGGCGCTTAACCGTGAAGTAGACAAGCAAACGGCTGACGTGCTTCATACAATTTTCTTAGAAATTGTTATCGCCCCATCATTTAGCCAAGAAGCACTTGATGTGTTAACAGCGAAAAAGAATCTTCGTCTCTTAACACTTGATGTCGATGCAGATCTTGGGAAAAAAGAAAAGCAGCTGACAAGTGTTCATGGCGGACTGCTCGTTCAGGATATTGATACGTACGGCTTAGAGGAAGCAACGATTTCTATTCCAACGAAAAGAGAACCAACAGAAGACGAATGGAAAGACTTAAAGCTTGCATGGAAAGTCGTGAAGCATGTGAAATCAAATGCCATTGTCCTTGCAAAAGATCAAATGACAGCAGGTATTGGTGCTGGTCAAATGAACCGTGTCGGCTCAGCGAACATTGCGATTGAGCAAGCAGGTGAAAAAGCGAAAGGGAGTGCACTAGGCTCTGACGCATTCTTCCCAATGGGAGATACAGTGGAAGCTGCTGCAAAGGCAGGCGTCACAGCGATCATTCAGCCGGGAGGATCTATTCGTGATGAAGAATCGATTCAAAAGGCAGATGAATACGGCATTGCCATGGTCTTCACTGGCGTTAGACATTTCAAACATTAA
- the purN gene encoding phosphoribosylglycinamide formyltransferase: MKKFAIFASGSGTNFQAIIDTLKEEDWQAEAAIVICDKPGAKVLERAEKEGIPSFAFTPKAFPNKAAFEQTIIEQLRLHEVEWVFLAGYMRLIGPTLLEAYRGKIVNIHPSLLPAFPGLDAIGQAYQAGVKVAGITVHFVDEGMDTGPIIDQAAIYIEQGEELESIEKRMHELEHTLYPKVIKSLLELS, translated from the coding sequence ATGAAGAAGTTTGCGATTTTCGCCTCTGGAAGTGGGACGAACTTTCAAGCCATTATAGATACGTTAAAAGAAGAAGACTGGCAGGCTGAAGCCGCCATTGTGATTTGTGATAAACCAGGTGCAAAGGTGCTGGAGCGTGCTGAGAAAGAGGGCATCCCCTCCTTTGCTTTTACTCCGAAGGCTTTTCCGAATAAAGCCGCTTTTGAACAAACGATCATCGAACAGCTCAGGCTTCATGAAGTGGAATGGGTTTTCCTTGCTGGATATATGAGACTGATCGGTCCGACATTACTTGAAGCATATAGAGGGAAAATCGTGAATATCCACCCATCCTTGCTGCCTGCCTTCCCAGGGCTTGATGCCATTGGACAAGCCTATCAAGCAGGCGTCAAAGTAGCGGGAATCACTGTCCATTTTGTCGATGAAGGGATGGATACAGGTCCGATTATTGACCAAGCGGCGATTTATATTGAACAAGGCGAAGAGCTTGAATCGATTGAAAAAAGAATGCATGAACTAGAACACACACTATATCCAAAAGTGATCAAATCACTTTTAGAATTATCTTAA
- the purM gene encoding phosphoribosylformylglycinamidine cyclo-ligase, giving the protein MSEAYKNAGVDIEAGYEAVKRMKSHVERTKRAGVMGALGGFGGMFDLSELPYKKPVLVSGTDGVGTKLKLAFLMNQHDTIGIDAVAMCVNDVLAQGAEPLFFLDYLAVGKADPIKIESIVKGVADGCEQSGSALVGGETAEMPGLYTEEEYDIAGFSVGVVEKDEIVTGDSIKEGHLLIGLSSSGIHSNGYSLVRKVLLEDAGLDLHQTYAPFTRPLGEELLEPTKIYVKPVLKQVKAGKVDGMAHVTGGGFIENLPRMLPEGLGVEVDNGSWPVPPIFSFIQEKGQLKAEEMFNVFNMGIGFVLAVKEDDLVDVISGLEHDGEKAFLIGRVQKGEGVTFGGGSLS; this is encoded by the coding sequence ATGTCAGAAGCATATAAAAACGCCGGTGTCGACATCGAAGCAGGATACGAAGCCGTCAAACGAATGAAATCACACGTAGAACGTACAAAAAGAGCAGGCGTTATGGGTGCTCTAGGCGGATTTGGCGGTATGTTTGATCTATCTGAACTGCCATATAAAAAGCCCGTTCTTGTTTCAGGAACAGATGGTGTCGGAACGAAATTAAAGCTTGCTTTTTTAATGAATCAACACGATACGATCGGCATCGATGCCGTGGCAATGTGTGTCAACGATGTGCTTGCACAAGGGGCAGAACCGCTCTTTTTCTTAGATTACTTAGCCGTTGGTAAAGCGGATCCGATAAAAATTGAATCCATTGTCAAAGGTGTGGCTGATGGCTGTGAGCAGTCTGGTTCAGCACTTGTCGGCGGAGAGACAGCCGAAATGCCTGGCCTTTACACAGAAGAGGAATATGATATTGCTGGTTTTTCTGTAGGTGTCGTTGAAAAGGATGAAATCGTGACAGGAGACAGCATCAAAGAAGGTCATTTGCTCATTGGACTCAGCTCAAGCGGAATTCATAGCAACGGATACTCTCTTGTACGAAAAGTATTACTTGAAGACGCTGGTCTTGACCTGCATCAAACGTATGCACCTTTTACAAGACCTCTTGGAGAAGAGCTTCTTGAACCGACGAAGATTTATGTAAAGCCCGTTCTCAAACAAGTGAAAGCCGGCAAGGTTGACGGTATGGCCCATGTGACAGGCGGCGGCTTTATTGAGAATTTACCACGTATGCTGCCTGAAGGTCTTGGCGTTGAGGTAGATAACGGCTCATGGCCAGTTCCTCCTATTTTTTCCTTTATTCAAGAAAAGGGTCAGTTAAAGGCAGAAGAGATGTTCAACGTGTTTAATATGGGCATTGGCTTTGTCTTAGCTGTCAAAGAGGACGATCTTGTGGATGTGATCAGCGGACTTGAACACGATGGAGAGAAAGCATTCCTTATCGGACGAGTTCAAAAAGGAGAAGGTGTCACATTCGGCGGTGGAAGCCTCTCATGA